Proteins encoded within one genomic window of Haematobia irritans isolate KBUSLIRL chromosome 5, ASM5000362v1, whole genome shotgun sequence:
- the Pabp2 gene encoding poly(A) binding protein nuclear 1 isoform X1, protein MADEDLSLNEDQLLDNLDEANGENESELINEDDTNMQIDPELEAIKARVKEMEEEAEKIKQMQTEVDKQMAGSTTGLATVPLSLEEKQEIDTRSVYVGNVDYGASAEELEAHFHGCGTINRVTILCNKADGHPKGFAYIEFGSKEYVETALAMNETLFRGRQIKVMSKRTNRPGLSTTNRFPRGSFRGRGGSRVSRACCHTTTFRGTRRPIRGYRGRVNYYAPY, encoded by the exons ATGGCCGATGAAGATTTATCCTTGAACGAAGACCAATTGTTGGACAATTTGGATGAAGCTAATGGAGAAAATGAATCGGAACTAATAAACGAG GACGATACAAATATGCAAATTGATCCTGAATTAGAAGCTATCAAAGCTCGCGTTAAAGAAATGGAAGAGGAAgctgaaaaaattaaacaaatgcaAACAGAAGTAGACAAACAAATGGCTGGCTCAACAACCGGTTTGGCCACTGTGCCATTATCATTGGAAGAAAAGCAAGAGATTGATACACGCTCTGTGTATGTTGGTAATGTTGACTATGGCGCATCAGCAGAAGAATTGGAAGCTCATTTCCATGGTTGTGGAACAATAAATCGTGTTACGATTCTTTGTAATAAGGCTGATGGACATCCAAAAGGATTTGCTTATATAGAATTTGGTTCCAAAGAATATGTTGAGACTGCATTGGCCATGAATGAGACATTATTTCGTGGCCGTCAAATAAAG GTTATGTCCAAAAGAACAAATCGTCCTGGTTTATCAACAACTAATCGGTTTCCTCGTGGCAGTTTCCGAGGTCGCGGTGGCTCAAGAGTTTCTCGAGCATGCTGTCACACTACCACTTTCCGTGGTACACGCCGTCCTAT AAGAGGTTATCGTGGACGTGTCAATTACTATGCTCCCTACTGA
- the Pabp2 gene encoding poly(A) binding protein nuclear 1 isoform X2: protein MADEDLSLNEDQLLDNLDEANGENESELINEDDTNMQIDPELEAIKARVKEMEEEAEKIKQMQTEVDKQMAGSTTGLATVPLSLEEKQEIDTRSVYVGNVDYGASAEELEAHFHGCGTINRVTILCNKADGHPKGFAYIEFGSKEYVETALAMNETLFRGRQIKVMSKRTNRPGLSTTNRFPRGSFRGRGGSRVSRACCHTTTFRGTRRPIGYRGRVNYYAPY, encoded by the exons ATGGCCGATGAAGATTTATCCTTGAACGAAGACCAATTGTTGGACAATTTGGATGAAGCTAATGGAGAAAATGAATCGGAACTAATAAACGAG GACGATACAAATATGCAAATTGATCCTGAATTAGAAGCTATCAAAGCTCGCGTTAAAGAAATGGAAGAGGAAgctgaaaaaattaaacaaatgcaAACAGAAGTAGACAAACAAATGGCTGGCTCAACAACCGGTTTGGCCACTGTGCCATTATCATTGGAAGAAAAGCAAGAGATTGATACACGCTCTGTGTATGTTGGTAATGTTGACTATGGCGCATCAGCAGAAGAATTGGAAGCTCATTTCCATGGTTGTGGAACAATAAATCGTGTTACGATTCTTTGTAATAAGGCTGATGGACATCCAAAAGGATTTGCTTATATAGAATTTGGTTCCAAAGAATATGTTGAGACTGCATTGGCCATGAATGAGACATTATTTCGTGGCCGTCAAATAAAG GTTATGTCCAAAAGAACAAATCGTCCTGGTTTATCAACAACTAATCGGTTTCCTCGTGGCAGTTTCCGAGGTCGCGGTGGCTCAAGAGTTTCTCGAGCATGCTGTCACACTACCACTTTCCGTGGTACACGCCGTCCTAT AGGTTATCGTGGACGTGTCAATTACTATGCTCCCTACTGA
- the LOC142241443 gene encoding uncharacterized protein LOC142241443 — translation MENTSCFADDLENFEVIMDQSDDDTACPLDMSAVERALLEEPMAIPSPAIPEVQLSPQEIESPPPVVVDEPVVAPAVVEATDVGRTPAQLVCRVCGGRHALRRCRKFLSLSIEKRIRMVVRHRYCYRCLAQTHQSKDCPSRRRCPSCSGDHNVLLHAAAVAPRIEHGSSRSAQRIRSGSHTNRPSDLAVARSYSDFGGVGVLPLQNVVTLAPSLVVRVSPHGVSVPVRAVIDNCARQSQICRSMVENLGLPVTNIEGVQFCRLTVSSAYDPEQRLTFTARVHDLGRVLTPAEAVPERIKESFLGLPLADPQFYRVGRVAIVFGPEVYGRIITHRVYTSPGLPVAHYTIFGWVLSGLCNC, via the coding sequence ATGGAAAATACCTCGTGCTTCGCTGACGACTTGGAAAATTTCGAGGTTATTATGGATCAATCGGATGATGATACTGCGTGCCCCCTTGATATGTCGGCGGTCGAACGGGCATTGTTGGAGGAGCCGATGGCGATACCGTCGCCTGCCATTCCGGAGGTTCAGCTATCGCCCCAAGAAATTGAGAGTCCACCTCCGGTAGTTGTGGATGAGCCCGTGGTGGCGCCTGCTGTAGTAGAGGCTACTGATGTTGGTCGAACTCCTGCTCAATTGGTTTGCAGGGTTTGTGGAGGTCGTCACGCATTGCGGCGGTGTCGGAAGTTCCTCTCTCTTTCGATTGAGAAGAGGATACGTATGGTGGTACGACATCGCTATTGCTACAGATGTCTAGCACAGACCCACCAGTCGAAGGATTGTCCTAGCCGGCGTAGGTGCCCCAGTTGCTCCGGGGACCACAATGTTTTGTTACACGCTGCGGCTGTGGCGCCTCGAATTGAACATGGGAGCTCGAGGTCTGCTCAGCGGATTCGTAGTGGGAGCCATACGAATCGTCCGTCCGATCTTGCTGTGGCACGGTCATATTCCGATTTTGGCGGCGTCGGAGTTCTGCCTCTGCAGAATGTCGTTACTCTGGCGCCCAGCCTCGTAGTCCGCGTGTCCCCCCATGGTGTGTCCGTTCCGGTCCGTGCAGTAATCGACAACTGCGCGCGCCAAAGCCAAATCTGTCGTTCTATGGTCGAGAACTTAGGGCTACCGGTTACAAATATTGAGGGGGTCCAATTTTGCCGGTTGACAGTATCGTCCGCTTATGATCCAGAGCAGCGACTGACGTTTACTGCTCGTGTGCACGATCTAGGTCGTGTGTTGACCCCCGCCGAAGCCGTGCCAGAACGGATCAAGGAATCCTTTTTGGGATTACCTTTGGCAGATCCGCAATTTTACCGAGTGGGACGGGTTGCGATCGTTTTTGGTCCTGAGGTGTATGGGCGAATCATAACACATAGGGTGTATACGTCGCCCGGTCTCCCGGTGGCTCATTATACAATCTTCGGTTGGGTTCTGTCCGGGTTGTGTAACTGCTAG
- the LOC142241446 gene encoding uncharacterized protein LOC142241446, translating to MSDDSDYEEEEYLVFADFKNQIVPKELADENSAIKIIGLETKNPVAEINGSMFKGTYDYVMGTDVFFEKDDENHSEDSLFEATSRQKFKIFGKTNKVIHFERMYVESIKDTEQSTQEAETPTENTTNDNSMKLSITYDEAIKQFPNVNDPQWKEKDLF from the exons ATGAGTGATGATTCGGACTATGAAGAGGAGGAATATCTAGTTTTTGctgattttaaaaatcaaatcgtACCTAAAGAGTTGGCAGATGagaactcagctataaaaattattggtcTTGAGACCAAAAACCCTGTAGCAGAAATAAATGGCAGCATGTTTAAAG GTACATATGATTATGTGATGGGTACCGatgtattttttgaaaaagacgATGAAAACCATTCGGAAGATTCCCTATTCGAAGCCACAAGtcgtcaaaaattcaaaatttttggaaaaacaaataaagtaaTACATTTCGAAAGAATGTATGTAGAGAGTATAAAGGACACAGAACAAAGTACACAGGAGGCTGAAACTCCAACAGAAAATACCACAAATGATAATAGTATGAAACTTAGTATCACCTATGATGAAGCCATAAAACAATTTCCAAATGTCAATGATCCTCAGTGGAAAGAGAAAGatctattttaa
- the Pbp49 gene encoding proximal sequence element A Pbp49, giving the protein MEEIIGLPMQPPINFKKFLLEYKQMFKRPFTLPNRNVDLKKILHLDDTKFQNLEEKCSIENLAHEDDARVAEFIPGFSENKRTALNPPTNDITLKSYAYAKKYREQGQNPYKRTPEIYFNFGESQGPCFSGSSPLLPEQELKIYIRVYRPARVTHAGRTIERPVFSEEFECLGSNVLTDLRDKISCICNNCHFYDVSENPDIPLPTKIVDPGYFFITDTFYNDKRNPQNPDYSETIRNWAKKAKGLSDLNFKVASMEDTRMIDLTVSLGFPQLYQHHGNCEHVFVFSQLEVIVNPCKQLMDIDKYPHSKSTNRFKGRVCHICSKVNFLFVVEGSNRLLNDPSYLCRNCFKSFFYIDGKKVGEFRAYRLNDDAISVLNNEEENSDEGGEAGDMNALLNDSDENDFVTIVVKEEPSRIEE; this is encoded by the coding sequence ATGGAGGAAATTATTGGTCTACCTATGCAACcaccaattaattttaaaaagttcTTACTTGAATATAAACAAATGTTTAAACGCCCCTTTACGCTACCAAACAGAAATGttgatttgaagaaaattcttcATTTGGACGATACGAAGTTTCAAAATTTAGAAGagaaatgctctatagaaaatcttgcacaTGAAGACGACGCAAGGGTAGCAGAATTTATACCAGGATTTTCGGAAAATAAACGGACTGCTCTTAATCCTCCAACTAATGACATTACATTGAAATCATACGCTTATGCAAAAAAATACAGAGAGCAGGGACAAAATCCATACAAGCGTACTCccgaaatatattttaatttcggGGAATCACAGGGTCCCTGTTTTTCTGGTTCATCGCCTCTATTACCGGAACAAGAGCTGAAAATTTATATACGTGTTTACAGACCAGCACGTGTAACACATGCTGGCAGAACGATTGAACGTCCAGTATTTTCCGAAGAGTTCGAGTGCTTGGGTTCAAATGTTTTAACAGACTTAAGAGATAAAATATCTTGCATATGTAACAATTGCCATTTTTACGATGTGAGTGAGAACCCCGATATACCCTTACCCACCAAGATTGTTGATCCCGGATATTTCTTTATAACTGATACTTTTTACAACGACAAACGTAATCCACAAAACCCAGATTATTCAGAGACCATACGGAACTGGGCAAAAAAAGCTAAAGGATTGTCAGACTTAAACTTTAAAGTAGCATCTATGGAAGATACTCGAATGATCGATCTCACTGTGAGCTTGGGTTTTCCACAATTATATCAACATCATGGCAATTGCGAGCATGTCTTTGTTTTTTCTCAACTGGAAGTAATTGTAAATCCCTGCAAACAGCTTATGGACATAGACAAATATCCTCACAGCAAATCTACAAACCGTTTCAAAGGGAGAGTTTGTCACATCTGCagcaaagtaaattttttatttgtggtGGAAGGAAGCAACCGTCTTCTTAACGATCCCTCATATTTGTGTCGAAATTGTTTTAAatcatttttctatatagatgggAAAAAGGTGGGAGAATTTCGAGCCTACAGATTAAATGATGATGCAATATCAGTATTGAACAATGAGGAAGAAAATAGTGATGAAGGTGGAGAGGCTGGTGATATGAATGCATTATTAAATGACTCTGATGAAAATGATTTTGTTACTATTGTGGTAAAAGAAGAACCCAGTCGTATTGAAGAATAA